TCGGACCTACTCTGCATTACTCCATTGACGAAGATTGCAGTATTGCTTTACCTGGCAAACAGCCAAGATACTCGACTGCAGAGCACACACAATTGCCCAGTGGTACTGAGAATCCATTTATAGAAAACTATATCCCCAGTGGTGGTATTCATCAACTCCAGTACTTGGAAAAACGCATGGTTAAGGGGCCAGAATCAGTTCCAGAAACACATGGCGCGTCTGCTTATGATGATACTGTGAACAACTACTGCATTGCTATTCATGACGAGCAGATCACACACACAGGAGTTGAAGCTGTTGGGAAACCAGTAAGTAAATCATCAAGAGCTAAACGCCGTTTGTTAGATGCTTCTGGAGAAAACAAAGAAGCATACCCCACCAAAAAGCCAAAGAGGGGCCGTCCAAGAAAGGAAGAAAGCAATGGGAAGCCAAAAGGCAGAGGCACAAGGAAAGAAACTGTTCGTCCTGCAAAACGTTTATCGTCAAAAGACAAATGCACCATCAATGAGCCTATTTCTTGTGGCTCTGAACTTTCTGCAGGAGCTACTACTAAGGCGACAACGTCGGAGTCTAAAAGAAGTGTGGAGAGACCAAGCGTTTTGGAGATCTCTGACCATGATAATTATAGAAGCATCGGTTTCGAGCATATTGATGGAGCCATTACTGAAGTTATAGCACTATCAGCTGATCCTTTAGACGCCGTAATTGAAAAGTTCAAGCTTTTATACACTAGCAAATCAGATAAAGTTATGGCAGCTGCTTGTAATAAAGGCACATCTGATGCGCTGGTTCCATTTATGAGAAATGCAAATAAAAGACGTTCTCGACCCAGGGTGGACATCGATCCAGTAACCTCTTTGATGTGGAACTTACGAATTGCACCAAATATGAATGACGACGCTGGAGGCATGGACAAGGATAAAGAGAAGTTGCTTGATGAGGAAAGAAGAGTGTTCCGGGGGAGAATCAATGCATTTATTGCTCGCATGCACCTGATTCAGGGTATGAATTCTATTTTCAACATCAAATTTGTAGTGCGCTCTCTTTGGTATATAGTACTCCCTATGGTCACACAAAAGTTTGTTACCTCCTTGAGCATGCAAGTTGTTTTTATTTAGGTCCTAAAAGATTTAGATTGATCTCACCTCATCATAGCGTAGTTTTTTCGTAGAAAGTAACACGCGACAGATATGTGTTTATATCGTGATAATGGTCTAAATTGCATTTGTGAGACTGATCCTGAAAAAAAATGAAGTAGTTAGGGTTTGCATCCGAAAAGAAGATCAGTTGATTGCATTTGAACAGTGCTTCTGAATTTTAGTTAAGAAAACAATGCTTCAGAATGTTACATGGACCACCATCATGCATCATCACAATATATGAATGGAAGAGATGGCTCTTTCTTATTGTTACATGACTATGGTTACATGTGTGTTAGGTTACAGTTCAGATGCGTTTTTGGCTTGCACAATAAACTTCAATACTGGATCTCTTTACAGGGGATAGACGATTCTCTCCTTGGAAAGGATCAGTTGTCGACTCGGTTGTGGGTGTATATCTTACTCAGAATGTTGCCGACCATCTTTCTAGGTGAAAGCAAACTTCTAGCCTATTTAATTTATTGAGAATTAAATTCTAGCCTATCTGGAATAAGTATACTGCTTCTAATTCGCATGTTATTGTTTCAACATTAGTCTAACTGccattatttaaaaaaaattccagTTCTGCTTTCATGGCGGTTGCTGCGAAATTTCCAATCAAACCAGAAGGCCCGGAGGGATCTACAGCAGAGATGTCTCATATGCCTCCTGGACAGAATGATAGCTGTTCTGGACTATTTGGTGATTCTTTCAAGCTGAAAGGGAAGTTCTCTGTTGAAGAGATACTTAATACCGAGTTTCATGAAGGAAGTAACAGTAACGAATTGATTGGAAGTTTTTCTGGAGATGGATTCAACTTTGCAGCAGGAGAATGTTCTGTTCCATATAGGGAGTCCCTAATTGACCTCCATGAAAATAGGCAATCAAAATTTGTTGTCCCAGAAAGTGGCATTGCAAGCGTGGTAGAAGCTGAAGTACCAATGGAGGATGCTATTTCTTCACAAAATTCTTCTGTTTCTTCTCAACATTCGCCAGATTACCCTTTTCACAGAACTGATCCAATGGGGTTCAGTTTGTTGCCATACTTCCCAGAAAAGGACCACATGCTGATAAATTTATCCAATAGGATGACAAGTTCAACTGGACATGCAGAGCATCCACCAATACAAGATTTCCAGAACATGCATAATGATATGGTCGGATCATCAGAATATGGAGTTAATCTTCTTCCAGTCCCAGGTGTGAATTGTTAGGAATAAgtaacttgtattcccatgaggccataggccgatatatatacatgtacaggtgtggaacatatgcaggaaaccccttatacaacgggataaatacaaaggggtacatgacttatattataactctaacacccccctcaaactcacggtggaggaacaacactgagtttggagagataaaagccatgttgtgctctagtctgggccttcgtcaggaaatccgccaactgtaactcggaaggcacatactgaagagcaataacctgatcctgcacaccagcgcgcacatagaaagcatcaacaccaatatgcttggtgagctcatgcttcacaggatcgcgcgcaatgctaatagcacctgtactgtcagataagagcagagtcggtgtagtgacagaaacaccaaaatcctgaagtaaccaccgtaaccaagtcacctctaccgtcaaaagagccatggctcgcaactcagcctcggcactcgaacgggaaactgcaatctgtttcttcatcttccaggcaatgagagaaccgccaagaaaaacacagtaagcagaatgtgaacggcgatcagaaggaccactagcccacgtagcatccgaataggcctgaagctgtaaagaactggagctaggaaagaatagacggtgagagatcgtgccccgaagatatcggagaacacgaaggagatgactatagtgaaccgatgtgggagcagagacaaactgactcagaatatgaagcggataagagatgtccggacgagtgacagctagatagacaagactgccaacgagatgacgataacgcgtcgggtcagggagaggatcaccatcagtagcacggaggtgaacattgagctccataggagtctcaacaatgcggtcgtcagtaagagcagcacgagcaagaagatcctggatatacttttcctgggatataaaaaagccatcagaggtagaagagacttcaatcccaagaaagtagcgaagaggtccaagatcagacataagaaactgctcactaagacgggcctttacaaaggcaatatactcagggtcatccccagtgatgatcatgtcatcaacacagagaagaagaagagtccgaccacgaggagaaaggtgaataaacaatgctggatcatgagcattggctgaaaaaccagcagtagtgaccacagaggcaaaacgctcaaaccaggcgcgaggggcttgcttaaggccatagagagagcgacgaagacgacataccatgccatcaggaacagaatacccaggtggtggctgcatgtacacctcctcacgcagctcaccattaagaaaggcattcttaacatcaagctgagatatagaccagtggcgtgcagaggcaacggcaagaagtgtacgaacagtggtcatatgggccacaggagcaaaagtctcgtcataatcacgaccatgctcctgttgaaaaccacgagccacaagacgagctttgtgacgctcaagagaaccatcggagcgagtcttaaccttgtagacccacttacaagtgatgggacggactccgggaggaagagaaacaagatcccaggtaccagtgcgttcaagagcagcaatctcctctgccatcgcaaactgccattcaggatgaacaacagCCTGACGATAAGAAATCGGCTcaagaacagcagcaccagcGGTGGGAAATCCAAAGCGATCAACAGGCGGACGAGGACGAGAACGCAAGCCATAAGTAGGCTGAGAGGAAGAGGACAACTCATCCAATGAGGCATCCACAAGTCGTGAACGACGAGTGTAATGCTGAGGAAAAGATGGAACAATAGAAGGAGGAATCGCCAAGGTAGAATCGGGGGGTGGCGACGAAGAAGTCACCGGAGATGAAGGTGTAGAATCCGGTGACATGCTAGGCGAGGAGACCGGAGAAGATGGTGGCTGCAAATTGACTAGaggtggagaagcagagggagtggaacgaataggcacaggcgcgacgggggtgataggtgagtcaggaaaagtgagaaaagagatatcctccactgaaaaaatcgaggaagatgggcgtgggtagaaaggacgagactcatcaaaagtcacgtctcgagagatacgcatccgacgaccgataggatcccaacaacgatagcccttatgctcatcactgtagcctaagaagacacactcaacagactgagcggtcagtttggtgcgtttgcgaggggcaagaagaacatagcaaacacaaccaaacaagcgaAGCATCGAATAATCGGGAGAATGATCAAAAAGACGCTCGAAAGGAACACCACCCTGTAGAGCAGCGGAAGGCTGTATATTGATAAGATAGGTGGAGGTGGAGACGGCCTCAGCCCAAAAATGAGGCGGGAGAGAGGCAGCAATCATCAAtgcacgagccgtctcaagaCGATGTCGATGCTTTCGCTCAGCCAcaccattctgagcatgagcaccaggacaagagaaTTGAGAGAGAGTTCCTTGCTCAGCAAGAACACCACGCAACATCTTAGAGATATA
This sequence is a window from Aegilops tauschii subsp. strangulata cultivar AL8/78 chromosome 7, Aet v6.0, whole genome shotgun sequence. Protein-coding genes within it:
- the LOC141020584 gene encoding protein ROS1A-like; this encodes MDEGSFQHWPEEWFQTYQMNSPIGLGTNNEAGPAEGTGFSRKADKIPKSKKHRPKVVKEKKIAKIQKYTTAKHAKEKETHSTGKRKYVRKKGLNATTNQPPAEDSDMQNRVEKLKARRSLKFNEDDMRKNADLASQAQVTEASFNPEDPRSSIYAAERTHAQVACHWGGYINFLEGNNVPNNIQRMGSHQLESLEVGPTLHYSIDEDCSIALPGKQPRYSTAEHTQLPSGTENPFIENYIPSGGIHQLQYLEKRMVKGPESVPETHGASAYDDTVNNYCIAIHDEQITHTGVEAVGKPVSKSSRAKRRLLDASGENKEAYPTKKPKRGRPRKEESNGKPKGRGTRKETVRPAKRLSSKDKCTINEPISCGSELSAGATTKATTSESKRSVERPSVLEISDHDNYRSIGFEHIDGAITEVIALSADPLDAVIEKFKLLYTSKSDKVMAAACNKGTSDALVPFMRNANKRRSRPRVDIDPVTSLMWNLRIAPNMNDDAGGMDKDKEKLLDEERRVFRGRINAFIARMHLIQGDRRFSPWKGSVVDSVVGVYLTQNVADHLSSSAFMAVAAKFPIKPEGPEGSTAEMSHMPPGQNDSCSGLFGDSFKLKGKFSVEEILNTEFHEGSNSNELIGSFSGDGFNFAAGECSVPYRESLIDLHENRQSKFVVPESGIASVVEAEVPMEDAISSQNSSVSSQHSPDYPFHRTDPMGFSLLPYFPEKDHMLINLSNRMTSSTGHAEHPPIQDFQNMHNDMVGSSEYGVNLLPVPGVNC